In SAR324 cluster bacterium, the following are encoded in one genomic region:
- the mamB gene encoding magnetosome biogenesis CDF transporter MamB, with amino-acid sequence MRFEACKQCRTEQGIHSFLVNLFMALFKGVLGVLTGSAALVADGLHSSADVIATSVTMVSVWISGKPASKSYAYGYGNIQFISAAIVGMILLLGALYLFVNATINIVSGLIESPNMLAVIGAIVSITMNQLLFHYQKCVGQENNSPAIMSNAWDNRSDALSSAAVLFGIIVAVLGFPIADPLAAIAVSLVIVKIAVELLIDAVNGLMDHSPDITELHEVYRVAESIEGVRGISSLKMRRHGEITLVDIGIKVPPDMRVYEGDLIALAVKVKVSKSMEHETDVQVFVGV; translated from the coding sequence ATGAGATTTGAAGCCTGTAAACAATGCCGAACTGAACAGGGGATCCACTCCTTTTTAGTCAATCTGTTCATGGCCCTTTTTAAAGGGGTGCTGGGTGTTTTAACCGGAAGCGCGGCGCTGGTCGCTGACGGGTTGCATTCTTCAGCCGATGTGATCGCCACCAGTGTGACCATGGTCAGCGTTTGGATATCCGGAAAACCGGCAAGTAAATCCTATGCGTATGGCTATGGAAATATTCAGTTTATTTCCGCGGCAATTGTTGGAATGATCCTGTTGTTAGGTGCGCTTTACTTATTTGTAAACGCCACCATCAACATCGTCAGTGGTCTCATCGAAAGCCCCAATATGCTGGCCGTGATTGGCGCCATCGTTTCTATCACCATGAATCAGTTATTGTTCCATTATCAAAAGTGTGTCGGGCAGGAAAACAACAGTCCGGCAATCATGTCCAATGCCTGGGACAATCGTTCGGATGCGCTTTCCTCAGCGGCGGTGTTGTTTGGAATCATTGTGGCTGTTTTAGGTTTTCCGATCGCGGATCCCTTGGCGGCTATCGCTGTTTCACTCGTAATCGTCAAGATCGCTGTTGAACTTCTTATCGATGCGGTCAATGGATTGATGGATCATTCACCAGATATCACTGAATTGCATGAAGTTTATCGTGTTGCTGAAAGCATTGAAGGGGTTCGTGGTATTTCATCCCTTAAAATGAGACGTCATGGTGAAATAACACTGGTTGATATTGGAATCAAAGTTCCCCCGGATATGAGAGTTTATGAAGGCGATTTAATTGCTCTGGCGGTGAAGGTAAAAGTTTCCAAATCCATGGAGCATGAAACGGACGTTCAAGTTTTTGTAGGAGTTTGA